The following proteins are encoded in a genomic region of Sorangiineae bacterium MSr12523:
- a CDS encoding 2-oxo acid dehydrogenase subunit E2 — translation MARWEFKLPDIGEGVTEGEIVNWLISPGETVKEDQPMVEVMTDKATVTIAVPRAGTVLELRGKVGDIVAVHSTLVVFDVGGAAPATAHANGSGNGHGNATDGPAATAVGDIRETLPGMTQKAPPAAAGAGGGLESAYFNEKPLATPATRKTARDLGIDLKRVPPTGPQGRVTREDVETFAHQAPAAAQGPAAAVAKPAQEAPPPAPTPQAHAPAREPVKISPPAGSSGALEERVPFAGMRRRIAAKMSQSKTTAAHFTFVEECDVSALKALRARLKPQADAQGVKLSFLPFIVKAVIAALRKHPILNSALDESTNELVYRKYFHIGIAASTDAGLIVPVVKNADRKSILEIARDIDRLASEAKEGKSKVEDLSGSTFTITSLGAQGGLFATPIINFPEVGILGVHQIKQKPVVRDGQIVIGEVMLLSLSFDHRIVDGHVGAAFAYDVIGFLENPDRLFLEMA, via the coding sequence ATGGCTCGCTGGGAATTCAAGCTGCCCGACATCGGCGAAGGCGTGACCGAGGGCGAAATCGTCAACTGGCTCATTTCACCGGGCGAAACGGTGAAAGAAGACCAGCCGATGGTCGAGGTCATGACCGACAAGGCTACGGTCACCATCGCCGTGCCGCGCGCGGGCACGGTGCTCGAGCTGCGTGGAAAGGTGGGCGACATCGTCGCCGTGCACTCGACGCTCGTGGTCTTCGACGTCGGCGGCGCCGCGCCGGCCACCGCGCACGCCAATGGTTCGGGGAATGGACATGGGAATGCCACGGATGGACCGGCCGCCACCGCGGTGGGGGACATCCGCGAGACGTTGCCGGGGATGACGCAAAAGGCCCCTCCGGCCGCCGCAGGAGCAGGTGGGGGACTCGAGTCGGCCTACTTCAACGAGAAGCCCCTGGCCACGCCGGCCACGCGCAAAACGGCGCGGGATCTGGGCATCGATTTGAAGCGCGTACCGCCGACCGGTCCGCAAGGGCGCGTCACCCGCGAGGACGTGGAGACCTTTGCGCATCAGGCCCCTGCGGCCGCACAGGGCCCCGCGGCCGCCGTTGCCAAGCCCGCGCAGGAGGCCCCGCCGCCGGCACCGACTCCGCAGGCGCACGCGCCGGCGCGCGAGCCGGTGAAGATCTCGCCGCCCGCGGGATCGTCGGGCGCGCTCGAGGAGCGTGTGCCCTTCGCGGGAATGCGCCGGCGCATCGCTGCCAAGATGTCGCAGTCGAAGACCACCGCGGCGCATTTCACCTTCGTCGAGGAGTGCGACGTCTCCGCGCTCAAAGCGCTGCGTGCGCGCCTCAAGCCGCAGGCCGACGCCCAGGGCGTGAAACTGAGCTTCCTCCCGTTCATCGTGAAGGCGGTCATTGCGGCGCTGCGCAAGCACCCCATTCTCAATTCGGCCCTGGACGAGAGCACCAACGAGCTCGTCTACCGTAAGTACTTCCATATCGGCATCGCCGCTTCGACCGACGCAGGCCTCATCGTCCCCGTCGTGAAGAACGCCGACCGAAAGAGCATCCTCGAGATCGCGCGCGACATCGACCGGCTCGCGAGCGAGGCCAAGGAAGGCAAGTCCAAGGTGGAAGATCTGAGCGGTTCCACCTTCACCATCACGTCCTTGGGCGCACAGGGCGGGCTTTTCGCCACGCCGATCATCAATTTCCCCGAGGTGGGCATCCTCGGGGTCCACCAGATCAAGCAGAAGCCGGTCGTCCGGGACGGCCAAATCGTGATTGGCGAGGTGATGCTCCTCTCCCTATCCTTCGACCATCGCATCGTGGACGGGCACGTGGGTGCTGCGTTCGCCTACGACGTCATCGGATTTTTGGAAAATCCCGACCGGCTGTTCCTGGAAATGGCGTAG
- a CDS encoding Re/Si-specific NAD(P)(+) transhydrogenase subunit alpha, which translates to MADSVKRLAAKKIELSIESGAGTGSCVSDDEFRAGGAAVETSGDALYASSDVIVRLRQPTPESIAQLREGSALVSPLFPLQAQNAPLVRALAERKVTTIAVDMIPRTTVAQMMDVLSSQATIAGYYAVLMAAAALPKFFPMLMTAAGTIAPSRVLVLGAGVAGLQAIGTARRLGAVVEAFDVRRVVKEQVESLGARFVEVDSDEDAQTAGGYAKETSEAYKAKQAEAIARHVQKADVVISTALIPGQRAPILVTEDMVKSMRPGSVIVDLAAEQQGNCALTEPGKSVVAHGVNILGEFDLPSRVAIHASQMYARNMEKLLFHLCKDGALHLDLENEITRGCLITHAGDVVHPKVKERL; encoded by the coding sequence ATGGCGGACTCCGTGAAGCGTCTCGCCGCGAAGAAGATCGAGCTGTCGATCGAAAGCGGGGCAGGGACAGGCTCGTGCGTCTCCGACGACGAGTTTCGCGCCGGCGGGGCAGCCGTCGAGACCTCGGGCGATGCGCTCTACGCGTCGTCCGACGTCATCGTGCGACTGCGCCAGCCGACACCGGAGTCGATCGCGCAGCTGCGTGAGGGCAGCGCGCTCGTCTCGCCGCTCTTTCCCTTGCAGGCGCAGAACGCACCCTTGGTGCGTGCGCTCGCGGAGCGCAAGGTCACGACCATCGCGGTGGACATGATCCCGCGCACCACGGTGGCGCAGATGATGGACGTCCTCAGCTCGCAGGCGACCATCGCAGGCTACTACGCGGTGCTCATGGCCGCGGCGGCGCTCCCGAAGTTCTTTCCCATGCTGATGACCGCCGCCGGAACCATCGCGCCTTCGCGCGTGCTGGTGCTCGGTGCAGGTGTTGCCGGGCTTCAAGCCATCGGAACGGCGCGCCGTCTCGGTGCCGTGGTGGAGGCTTTCGACGTGCGCCGCGTCGTCAAAGAGCAGGTGGAAAGCCTCGGTGCGCGCTTCGTGGAGGTCGACTCCGACGAGGACGCGCAAACGGCGGGAGGCTACGCCAAGGAGACCTCGGAGGCCTACAAGGCCAAGCAGGCCGAGGCCATCGCGCGCCACGTGCAGAAGGCCGACGTGGTCATCTCGACGGCGCTCATTCCCGGCCAGCGTGCCCCGATCCTCGTGACCGAGGACATGGTCAAATCGATGCGGCCCGGCTCGGTCATCGTCGATCTCGCCGCCGAGCAGCAAGGCAACTGCGCGCTCACCGAGCCCGGGAAAAGCGTGGTCGCGCACGGCGTGAACATCCTCGGTGAATTCGATCTGCCGAGCCGCGTGGCCATCCACGCGAGCCAGATGTACGCGCGCAACATGGAGAAGCTGCTCTTTCATCTGTGCAAAGACGGAGCGCTGCACCTCGATCTGGAAAACGAGATCACGCGCGGGTGCCTCATCACGCACGCAGGAGACGTCGTCCACCCCAAGGTGAAGGAGCGACTCTGA
- a CDS encoding NAD(P) transhydrogenase subunit alpha, whose amino-acid sequence MSSELIFGLYIFVLATFVGYQVISRVPPLLHTPLMSGTNAISGISLVGSLVAAGAEHNQVSTILGFIAVTAASINVVGGFMITDRMLRMFKRRGPAEKAGEKP is encoded by the coding sequence ATGTCGAGCGAGCTCATTTTCGGTCTCTACATCTTCGTCTTGGCGACCTTCGTCGGCTACCAGGTCATCTCGCGCGTGCCGCCGCTGCTGCACACGCCGCTGATGTCCGGCACCAACGCCATCAGCGGCATTTCCCTGGTGGGCTCGTTGGTGGCGGCGGGGGCGGAGCACAATCAGGTCAGCACGATCTTGGGCTTCATCGCGGTGACCGCGGCGAGCATCAACGTGGTCGGTGGCTTCATGATCACGGACCGCATGCTGCGCATGTTCAAGCGCCGCGGCCCCGCCGAGAAAGCCGGTGAGAAGCCGTGA
- a CDS encoding Uma2 family endonuclease, with translation MAHVPSQPYVSLEDFWAAEETSDMRHEWLDGVVYDMSRESVEHGRLVGAIMGELGIALKGKCAVYASCVMLYVAETKFCTYADGSVVCGSPATYRVAKLEEALTNPALLVEVLSDSTEKYDRGEKFAHYMRIPSLQEYVLVSQHERRIEVYGRPQHGRWIHEMAEAGESLTLHGCVINVDAVYA, from the coding sequence ATGGCCCATGTTCCGTCCCAGCCGTACGTCTCCTTGGAGGACTTTTGGGCCGCCGAAGAGACGAGCGACATGCGCCATGAGTGGCTGGATGGTGTCGTCTACGACATGTCGCGTGAATCCGTCGAGCACGGGCGCCTCGTTGGGGCGATCATGGGCGAACTCGGAATCGCTCTGAAGGGAAAGTGCGCAGTCTATGCTTCCTGCGTGATGCTCTACGTGGCCGAGACGAAGTTCTGCACCTACGCGGACGGAAGCGTCGTGTGCGGATCCCCGGCGACGTACCGCGTGGCCAAGCTCGAAGAGGCGCTCACCAATCCGGCGCTGCTCGTAGAAGTACTTTCCGATTCCACCGAGAAGTACGATCGCGGCGAGAAGTTTGCCCACTACATGCGAATCCCCTCCTTGCAGGAATACGTCCTCGTGTCGCAGCACGAGCGGCGCATCGAGGTCTATGGCAGGCCGCAACACGGGCGCTGGATCCACGAAATGGCGGAAGCCGGCGAGTCTTTGACGCTGCACGGGTGCGTCATTAACGTCGACGCCGTTTACGCGTAG
- a CDS encoding NAD(P)(+) transhydrogenase (Re/Si-specific) subunit beta: MTPLLSLAYLVASVLFILCLRGLSSPESARRGIVMGELGMFIAVVATLLHKEIISYTWIIAGICLGSAIGTAISLRIPMTKMPERIALSHCFGGLATALVGVSEYIHTEGHVSRLTTGALGFETFFGFLTFTGSIMAFGKLQGLITGAPVTYKGQNFVNIGLFFVSLAMLVYQIIEPAQPNLFYATSGIGFALGVMAVLPIGGADMPVVISLLNSYAGLAASATGFAIGSNILIISGALDGSSGLLLSILMSKAMNRSFTNVLFGAFGTAIEPSAAPTGSAVAFNEATIDDAAGVLRAAQNVIVVPGYGMAVSQAQHAVRDLAASLQKRGVEVKYAIHPVAGRMPGHMNVLLAEANVPYDELYDLDNINDDFPRTDAVIVVGANDVVNPAAKKDPGSPIYGMPVFNVEQSRSIIVLKRSMNPGFSGVENELFFLPNTMMVLGDAKKTLLGFIAALKEGH, encoded by the coding sequence GTGACCCCGCTTCTCAGCCTGGCGTACCTGGTCGCGTCGGTTCTTTTCATCCTGTGCCTGCGCGGTCTGAGCTCCCCCGAGTCGGCGCGCCGCGGCATCGTGATGGGCGAGCTGGGCATGTTCATCGCCGTGGTGGCGACGCTGCTCCACAAGGAGATCATCAGCTACACGTGGATCATCGCGGGCATCTGCCTCGGATCGGCCATCGGCACGGCGATTTCGCTGCGCATTCCGATGACCAAGATGCCCGAGCGAATCGCGCTCTCGCACTGCTTCGGCGGCTTGGCGACGGCGCTGGTTGGCGTCTCCGAGTACATCCACACGGAGGGCCACGTTTCGCGGCTGACCACGGGCGCGCTCGGCTTCGAGACGTTCTTCGGCTTTCTCACCTTCACCGGAAGCATCATGGCCTTCGGGAAGCTGCAGGGCCTCATTACCGGCGCGCCGGTCACCTACAAGGGCCAGAACTTCGTCAACATCGGGCTCTTCTTCGTCTCGCTGGCGATGCTCGTGTACCAAATCATCGAGCCCGCGCAGCCGAATCTGTTTTACGCGACCAGCGGCATCGGTTTCGCGCTCGGCGTGATGGCCGTTCTGCCCATCGGCGGCGCGGACATGCCGGTGGTCATCTCGCTCTTGAACTCGTACGCGGGTCTCGCGGCGTCGGCGACGGGCTTCGCCATCGGGAGCAATATCCTCATCATCTCGGGTGCGCTCGATGGCTCGTCGGGTCTCTTGCTCTCCATCTTGATGAGCAAGGCGATGAACCGCAGCTTCACCAACGTACTGTTCGGCGCCTTCGGCACGGCCATCGAGCCGTCGGCGGCCCCCACCGGCAGCGCGGTGGCCTTCAACGAGGCCACCATCGACGATGCCGCCGGCGTTCTTCGCGCCGCGCAAAACGTCATCGTCGTTCCGGGCTACGGCATGGCCGTCTCGCAAGCGCAGCACGCGGTGCGGGATCTGGCGGCCTCGCTGCAGAAGCGCGGTGTGGAGGTGAAGTACGCGATTCACCCCGTCGCGGGACGCATGCCGGGTCACATGAACGTGCTGCTCGCCGAGGCCAACGTGCCCTACGACGAGCTTTACGATCTGGACAACATCAACGACGACTTCCCCCGCACCGACGCCGTCATCGTCGTCGGTGCCAACGACGTCGTGAATCCCGCCGCGAAGAAAGATCCGGGGAGCCCCATCTACGGGATGCCCGTCTTCAACGTCGAACAATCCCGCTCCATCATCGTGCTCAAGCGCAGCATGAACCCGGGCTTCTCCGGCGTCGAAAATGAGCTCTTCTTTCTGCCCAATACGATGATGGTCCTCGGCGACGCGAAGAAGACGTTGCTCGGCTTCATCGCCGCCCTCAAAGAAGGGCACTGA
- a CDS encoding alpha-ketoacid dehydrogenase subunit beta, protein MATQNMVQAINDGLRHEMRRDPRVVVLGEDVGKVGGVFRVTAGLYDEFGDERVIDTPLSEGGIIGCAIGMALYGLVPVPEIQFSDFIFPAYDQIVSELAKMRFRSGGEYAAKVVIRTPVGGGIRGGLYHSQSPEALFIHVAGLKVVCPSTPEDAKGLLLASIRDPDPVLFFEPKRIYRAAKGDVPEGEHLVEIGKARTVREGKHVTLIAWGAMVYEAIAAADEAEKQGVSCEILDLRTLWPVDIEAIVASVKKTGRVVIVHEAPKTCGFGAELVALVNEKAFLYLEAPPIRVTGFDTPFPYTLENEYLPLAHRILPAVLETARF, encoded by the coding sequence ATGGCGACTCAGAACATGGTGCAAGCCATCAACGACGGACTGCGTCACGAGATGCGACGCGATCCGCGGGTCGTCGTCCTGGGCGAAGACGTCGGAAAGGTCGGTGGTGTCTTCCGTGTGACGGCTGGCCTGTACGATGAGTTCGGCGACGAAAGGGTCATCGACACGCCCCTTTCCGAGGGCGGGATCATCGGCTGCGCCATCGGCATGGCGCTCTACGGCTTGGTGCCCGTCCCTGAAATTCAATTTTCGGACTTCATCTTCCCGGCCTACGACCAAATCGTCAGCGAGCTCGCGAAGATGCGCTTCCGCTCCGGTGGCGAATACGCGGCCAAGGTCGTGATTCGCACCCCCGTCGGCGGGGGCATCCGCGGCGGTCTCTACCACTCGCAGTCGCCCGAGGCGCTGTTCATCCACGTGGCCGGCCTCAAAGTCGTTTGCCCATCCACACCGGAGGACGCGAAAGGGCTCTTGCTCGCCAGCATCCGCGATCCCGATCCGGTTCTCTTCTTCGAACCGAAACGCATTTACCGCGCGGCCAAAGGGGACGTTCCCGAGGGCGAGCACCTCGTCGAAATCGGCAAGGCCCGCACGGTGCGCGAGGGCAAGCACGTCACGCTCATCGCGTGGGGCGCGATGGTGTACGAGGCGATCGCGGCCGCCGACGAAGCGGAAAAACAAGGGGTCTCGTGCGAGATCCTCGATTTGCGCACGCTCTGGCCCGTCGACATCGAGGCCATCGTCGCCAGCGTGAAGAAGACGGGGCGCGTGGTCATCGTGCACGAGGCGCCCAAGACATGCGGCTTCGGCGCGGAGCTCGTCGCGCTCGTCAACGAGAAAGCCTTCCTTTACCTCGAGGCACCACCGATTCGCGTCACGGGATTCGATACCCCGTTTCCCTATACGCTCGAAAACGAGTATTTGCCTCTGGCCCACCGGATTTTGCCGGCCGTTCTGGAGACGGCCCGATTTTAA